Genomic DNA from Hordeum vulgare subsp. vulgare chromosome 2H, MorexV3_pseudomolecules_assembly, whole genome shotgun sequence:
CGCTAGTTGTGCAGCGGGTTGGGCCCCTGCGGAACCAGCCTCTTGGAGTCGCCCAGCGCGGCCGCCGCGCCGCCGGAACGGgtagccgccgccgtcgtcgtcgtcgtcgtggacgCCGTCCGTCCAGTCGGCGTCGCCCCGCGCCTCCAGGCGGCGACGTCCGCCCTGGGGATCCTGTGGCCGCAGCTGAAGGTGGCGAGCTCGGacgccaggaggaggagaagcaccgcCAGTAGCTGCAGGGCGCCGCCGGCGTCCCTCACCATGCTAAGGGCAGAGATTGGTGGGAGGGGAGGAGCGGGCTAGCTGGCCGGcctcccggaggaggagggggcgattCTGTACTTGTGCGCGTAACTGCGCTTGTATGGACGCGGCGCAGCTAGCAACCGAGCGGAGTGTTTTGGGGGTTGTTGCTTTGTGCCGTAGGTGCTACTACTAATAAGATGGCCGGCCGGATGGGGTCGTCGGTCACCGTTTCCCGATCTGCAGCGTAGATTGCTCGTGTCGTGTGTAGTCTGTAGTGACCCGAAGGGGAGGGAGATGATTGAGGCTTTGAGGGGTGGCCGGTTGACTATGGAAAAAACAGCCGGCCTGGCTAGCCAGCTAGCCAACTCAT
This window encodes:
- the LOC123430569 gene encoding uncharacterized protein LOC123430569; translated protein: MVRDAGGALQLLAVLLLLLASELATFSCGHRIPRADVAAWRRGATPTGRTASTTTTTTAAATRSGGAAAALGDSKRLVPQGPNPLHN